The genomic region CGGTGGTCGCCTGCTGGTGCTGGAGTTCTCCAAGCCGACCAACGCGCTGATGTCCAAGGTCTACGACACCTACTCGTTCGCCTTCATGCCGTTGATGGGCAAGCTGATCACCAATGACGCCGAAAGCTACCGCTACCTGGCCGAATCGATCCGCATGCACCCGAACCAGGAAACCCTGAAGTCGATGATGGTAGAAGCCGGTTTCGACCGCGTGACCTACCACAACATGACCTCGGGCATCGTCGCCCTGCACCGCGGCATCAAGCCCTGATGCTGTTCGCAGGCCTTCTCGCCAGCGTTGAACACGGCCTCAACCGTGTACTGCGCCTGGACAGCACCGCCCTGGCACGGCTGGCGCACCTGAACGGCAGGATCATCGCCGTCGATTGCACCAGCCCCGCCTTGCAGCTGTTTATCCTGCCCAGCGATGAAGGCCTGTTGCTGGCGTCCCACTGGGCCGCCGACGCCGACTGCACCCTGCGCGCTTCCGGCTCAAGCCTGCTGCGCCTGGCCCTGAGCCGGGACAAGACGGCGATCCTCCACGGCCCGGACGTGGAACTTGAAGGCGACAGCGCGGTGCTGATGGACCTGGCCGCCGTGCTGCAAGACCTGGAACTGGACTGGGAGTACGAGCTGTCACGCTGGCTCGGCCCGGTGGCCACCCAATTGATCAGCGGTCACCTGCGCAGCCGCACGCGCTGGTACCAGCAGGGTTTCGCCAGCCTTAACCAGAACCTCGCCGAATACCTGAGCGAAGAATCGCGCACCCTGGTCGGACAACGGGAAGCGGAAGCGCGCTTTCGCGAACTCGACCAGGCCAAACTCGACCTGGAACGACTTGAGGCGCGCTTCGAGCGCCTGAGCCGCTCCCTTGATTCAAGCGATAACGCATGAAGCTGCTCGCCGTCCGCCGTTTGTTTCGTATCCAGCGCGTCGTAATCCGCTACCGCCTCGATGACCTGCTGTTCGCCCTGCCGCTGCCGTGGTTCCTGCTGGCGGTGCGCTATGTGCTGCCGTGGCGCTGGTTCCCGCGCAAAACCCTCGAGCTGAGCCGTGGCGCGCGCCTGCGCCTGGCGTTGCAGGACCTGGGGCCGATCTTCATCAAATTCGGGCAGATCCTCTCCACCCGCCGCGACCTGTTGCCCGAAGATATCGCCGACGAGCTGATGCTGTTGCAGGACCGCGTGCCGCCGTTCGACTCGCAACTGGCAGTCACGCTGATTGAAGAGCAACTGGGCAAGAAGATCAGCGAAGTCTTCAGCCGCTTCGATATCGCGCCATTGGCTTCAGCCTCGGTGGCCCAGGTGCATGCCGCGCAACTGAAAAGCGGCGAAGAAGTGGTGGTGAAGGTGATCCGCCCGGGCCTTAAGCCGATCATCGGCCAGGACCTGGCGTGGCTGTTCATCCTCGCCCGCGCCGCCGAGCGCTTCTCTGCCGATGCGCGCCTGCTGCACCCGGTGGACGTGGTGCTGGATTACGAGAAAACCATCTACGACGAACTCGACCTGCTGCGCGAAGCCGCCAACGCCAGCCAGCTCAAGCGCAACTTCGAAGGCTCGCAGCTGCTGTACGTGCCGCAAGTCTATTGGGACTGGTGCCGCCCGAAAGTGCTGGTGATGGAGCGCATCTACGGCGTGCAGGTCACCGACCTCGCGACCCTGGCCGACCAGCGCACCGACATGAAAATGCTTGCCGAGCGCGGCGTGGAGATTTTCTTCACCCAGGTGTTCCGCGACAGCTTCTTCCACGCCGACATGCACCCCGGCAACATCTTCGTCAGCACCGTGAACCCGTGGAGCCCGCAGTACATTGCGATCGACTGCGGCATCGTCGGCAGCCTGACCCCGGAAGACCAGGACTACCTGGCGCGCAACCTGTTTGCCTTCTTCAAGCGTGACTACCGTCGCGTGGCGCAATTGCACATCGATTCGGGCTGGGTACCGGCTGAAACCAAACTCAACGAATTCGAAGCGGCGATCCGCACCGTGTGCGAGCCGATCTTCGAAAAACCGTTAAAAGATATTTCCTTCGGCCAGGTGCTGATGCGCCTGTTCCAGACCGCGCGGCGCTTCAATATGGAAGTGCAGCCGCAGCTGGTACTGCTGCAAAAGACCCTGCTGAACATCGAAGGCCTGGGCCGCCAGCTGTACCCGGACCTGGACCTGTGGAACACCGCCCAGCCGTTCCTCGAGCGCTGGATGCGTGACCGCGTCAGCCCGAAAACCCTGCTGGGCAACCTGCAAAGCCAGGTCGAGCAACTGCCGCACCTGGCCAACATGACGCGCGACCTGCTGGAGCGCATGTCCCAGCCCCACGCCCAGGACCCGGCACCGCCGTGGCACAAGCGTAAAGACGACTGGTTCCTGCGCCTGTTGGGCCCCGCGCACCTGGTGGGCGGTACGATACTGGCCGCCGGCGGGCCGCTGAACGAACTGGGCCACTGGCCGGCTGGCATCATGGTCGCCGTGGGCGTGTATCTGATCGTGCGTCGATAGCCAATCCGGTTATACACTGTCGCAAATTGCCGGAGCCGAAAATGAAAGACTGGCTGGACGAGATCAAGTGGGACAGTGACGGCCTGGTGCCGGCCATTGCCCAGGACTACAAGACCGGGCGCGTGCTGATGATGGCCTGGATGAACCGCGAGGCCCTGAGCCTGACCGCCGCCGAGAACCGCGCCATCTACTGGTCACGTTCCCGTGGCAAACTGTGGCGCAAGGGCGAAGAGTCCGGGCACGTGCAAACCCTGCATGAGATGCGCATCGACTGCGATGCCGATGTGGTGATCCTCAAGGTCGAACAGATCGGCGATATCGCCTGTCATACCGGCCGTCACAGCTGCTTCTACCGCGTGTTCGAGAACGGCGAGTGGAAGACCGTCGAGCCCGTGCTCAAAGACCCGCACGCTATTTACTCGGCAGGACACTGAACATGACCGATACCCTGAACCGCCTGGCCCAGGTGCTGGAAGACCGCAAGGGCGCGGCCGCCGACAGCTCTTATGTCGCCAGCCTGTACCACAAGGGTCTGAACAAGATTCTGGAGAAACTCGGCGAAGAATCCGTCGAGACGATTATTGCTGCCAAGGACGCGCAAATCAGCGGCGACTGCAGCGACGTGATCTACGAAACTGCCGACTTGTGGTTCCACAGTCTGGTCATGCTCGCCCAACTGGGGCAGCATCCACAGGCAGTGCTTGATGAACTGGACCGTCGCTTCGGCTTGTCCGGGCATGCCGAGAAGGCCTCGCGCCCGTCCGCCTGACCAACTTTTACAGAGGAATTGCAGCATGGGCATTTTTGACTGGAAACACTGGATCGTCATTCTGGTAGTGGTTGTTCTGGTATTCGGCACCAAGAAGCTGAAAAACCTCGGCACTGACGTCGGTGAATCGATCAAGGGCTTTCGCAAGGCCATGAACGACGACGAGAAACCTGCCGACCCGGTCGTCAACCCGGTGCCACCGGCTCAGCCTGTGCACCCGCAGGCCACTCAGCCGATCACTGAACGTCGTACCTTCGACGTGCAGGCCGAGCACGTCAAAGAGCAGAACCAAAAAGACTCGTGAGTACTGAATAATGTTTGGTATCAGCTTCTCTGAACTGCTGCTCGTCGGCCTCGTGGCCCTGCTGGTATTGGGGCCGGAACGCCTGCCCGGTGCCGCGCGCACGGCCGGCCTGTGGATCGGGCGCCTGAAACGCAGTTTCAACGCCATCAAACAGGAAGTTGAACGGGAAATAGGCGCCGACGAGATTCGCCGGCAACTGCACAACGAGCACATTCTGTCGTTGGAGCAGGAGGCACGGAAGATTCTCTCGCCTGTGCAGGAAACCCCTAAGCCGGTTGAGCCTGTGGCCGAGCAATCGATTGCACCGCCCGCTGCACCTGCACCTGCACCGGTCGCTGAACCCGTGCATGCCGCCGCGCCAGCAACCCCGACCGAACCCGCGCCGACGCCTGCCGTGTCGCCCGCGCCCCACGACCCTACATTGCCGCCGCGAGCCCCATGAGCGCTGATAAACCGGAAACCGACCAGCACATGCCACTGGTCTCGCACCTCACCGAGTTGCGTACCCGCCTGCTGCGCTGTGTCGCGGCGATCTTCATCATCTTTGCCGGGTTGTTTGCCTTCACCCAGCAGATCTACACCTTCGTCTCCACGCCGCTGCGCAATTACTTGCCGGCCGGCGCGACGATGATCGCCACCGATGTGTCGTCGCCGTTCCTCACGCCGTTGAAGCTGACGATGATGGTCTCGCTGTTCCTGGCGATCCCGGTGATCCTGCATCAGATCTGGGGCTTTATCGCGCCGGGCCTGTACAAGCATGAAAAACGCATCGCCGTGCCGCTGCTGGTGTCGAGCATTCTGCTGTTCTACACCGGGATGGCCTTCGCCTACTTCCTGGTGTTCCCGCTGATCTTCAAGTTCTTCGCCGCCGCTACACCGGCCGGTGTGGAGATGATGACCGACATCACCAGTTACCTCGACTTCGTGATGACGCTGTTCTTCGCCTTTGGCGTGGCCTTCGAAATCCCGGTGGCCGTGGTGCTGCTGGTGTGGATCGGCGTAGTCGACGTCAAATACCTGAAGAAGATCCGCCCGTACGTGATCATCGGCTGCTTCGTGGTCGGCATGATCCTGACCCCGCCGGACATCTTCTCCCAGACCCTGCTGGCCGTACCCATGTGGATGCTGTTCGAGATCGGCATTCTGTTCGGCAGCCTGGTGAGCAAGCGTGGTGATCACCCGGATGACCAACCCGCCGACGACGACCAGCCGCCAGCGACCCAGCCGTGAACCTGCTGCTGCTTGAGGAGGCCGACTTTATCGCGGCCGACCGGGTGGTGCTGCGTGATCGGCGCCTGGTGCATATGCAGGAAGTCCACCGTGCCGCCGTAGGCGACAGCCTGCGGGTCGGGCGCATTGGCGGGTTGATGGGCAATGCGCAGTTGCTGCGCCTGGAAGCCCGGGAAGCCGAACTGGAAGTCACCTTCGACCAGCCGCCCCCGGCCAAACTGCCCCTGACCCTGCTGCTGGCCCTGCCCCGTCCGAAAATGCTCCGCCGGGTGCTGCAAACCGTCGCGTCCATGGGCGTGCCGCGGGTGATACTGGTCAACAGCTACCGGGTGGAAAAGAGCTTCTGGCAAACGCCGTTCCTGGAGCCGGAGGCGATTCGCGAGCAATTGATCCTCGGCTTGGAACAGGCCCGGGACACGGTGCTGCCCGAGATCGTGATCGAAAAGCGCTTCAAGCCGTTCGTCGAAGACCGCCTGCCCGCCCTGGCGCAAGGCACCTTCGGCCTGATTGGCCACCCGGGCGACTATCCGCCCTGCCCTCGCGGGCTGGATGAGCCGGTTACCCTGGCCATCGGGCCGGAAGGTGGCTGGATTCCCTACGAAGTGGATCTGCTGGCCAAGGCCGGGTTGCAGCCGGTGCAACTGGGGGCGCGCATCCTGAGGGTCGAAACCGCCGTCACCGCGCTGCTCTCAAGACTCTTTTAAAT from Pseudomonas yamanorum harbors:
- a CDS encoding ubiquinone biosynthesis accessory factor UbiJ, with product MLFAGLLASVEHGLNRVLRLDSTALARLAHLNGRIIAVDCTSPALQLFILPSDEGLLLASHWAADADCTLRASGSSLLRLALSRDKTAILHGPDVELEGDSAVLMDLAAVLQDLELDWEYELSRWLGPVATQLISGHLRSRTRWYQQGFASLNQNLAEYLSEESRTLVGQREAEARFRELDQAKLDLERLEARFERLSRSLDSSDNA
- the ubiB gene encoding ubiquinone biosynthesis regulatory protein kinase UbiB; translated protein: MKLLAVRRLFRIQRVVIRYRLDDLLFALPLPWFLLAVRYVLPWRWFPRKTLELSRGARLRLALQDLGPIFIKFGQILSTRRDLLPEDIADELMLLQDRVPPFDSQLAVTLIEEQLGKKISEVFSRFDIAPLASASVAQVHAAQLKSGEEVVVKVIRPGLKPIIGQDLAWLFILARAAERFSADARLLHPVDVVLDYEKTIYDELDLLREAANASQLKRNFEGSQLLYVPQVYWDWCRPKVLVMERIYGVQVTDLATLADQRTDMKMLAERGVEIFFTQVFRDSFFHADMHPGNIFVSTVNPWSPQYIAIDCGIVGSLTPEDQDYLARNLFAFFKRDYRRVAQLHIDSGWVPAETKLNEFEAAIRTVCEPIFEKPLKDISFGQVLMRLFQTARRFNMEVQPQLVLLQKTLLNIEGLGRQLYPDLDLWNTAQPFLERWMRDRVSPKTLLGNLQSQVEQLPHLANMTRDLLERMSQPHAQDPAPPWHKRKDDWFLRLLGPAHLVGGTILAAGGPLNELGHWPAGIMVAVGVYLIVRR
- the hisI gene encoding phosphoribosyl-AMP cyclohydrolase, translated to MKDWLDEIKWDSDGLVPAIAQDYKTGRVLMMAWMNREALSLTAAENRAIYWSRSRGKLWRKGEESGHVQTLHEMRIDCDADVVILKVEQIGDIACHTGRHSCFYRVFENGEWKTVEPVLKDPHAIYSAGH
- a CDS encoding phosphoribosyl-ATP diphosphatase; protein product: MTDTLNRLAQVLEDRKGAAADSSYVASLYHKGLNKILEKLGEESVETIIAAKDAQISGDCSDVIYETADLWFHSLVMLAQLGQHPQAVLDELDRRFGLSGHAEKASRPSA
- a CDS encoding twin-arginine translocase TatA/TatE family subunit, with protein sequence MGIFDWKHWIVILVVVVLVFGTKKLKNLGTDVGESIKGFRKAMNDDEKPADPVVNPVPPAQPVHPQATQPITERRTFDVQAEHVKEQNQKDS
- the tatB gene encoding Sec-independent protein translocase protein TatB — encoded protein: MFGISFSELLLVGLVALLVLGPERLPGAARTAGLWIGRLKRSFNAIKQEVEREIGADEIRRQLHNEHILSLEQEARKILSPVQETPKPVEPVAEQSIAPPAAPAPAPVAEPVHAAAPATPTEPAPTPAVSPAPHDPTLPPRAP
- the tatC gene encoding twin-arginine translocase subunit TatC, whose product is MSADKPETDQHMPLVSHLTELRTRLLRCVAAIFIIFAGLFAFTQQIYTFVSTPLRNYLPAGATMIATDVSSPFLTPLKLTMMVSLFLAIPVILHQIWGFIAPGLYKHEKRIAVPLLVSSILLFYTGMAFAYFLVFPLIFKFFAAATPAGVEMMTDITSYLDFVMTLFFAFGVAFEIPVAVVLLVWIGVVDVKYLKKIRPYVIIGCFVVGMILTPPDIFSQTLLAVPMWMLFEIGILFGSLVSKRGDHPDDQPADDDQPPATQP
- a CDS encoding 16S rRNA (uracil(1498)-N(3))-methyltransferase, with the translated sequence MNLLLLEEADFIAADRVVLRDRRLVHMQEVHRAAVGDSLRVGRIGGLMGNAQLLRLEAREAELEVTFDQPPPAKLPLTLLLALPRPKMLRRVLQTVASMGVPRVILVNSYRVEKSFWQTPFLEPEAIREQLILGLEQARDTVLPEIVIEKRFKPFVEDRLPALAQGTFGLIGHPGDYPPCPRGLDEPVTLAIGPEGGWIPYEVDLLAKAGLQPVQLGARILRVETAVTALLSRLF